In a genomic window of Rhinopithecus roxellana isolate Shanxi Qingling chromosome 2, ASM756505v1, whole genome shotgun sequence:
- the LOC104657020 gene encoding 40S ribosomal protein SA-like, with protein MSRALDGLWMKEEDILKFLAAGTHLGGTNLDFQMGQYIYKRKSDGIYIIHLKRTWEKLLLAARTIVPVENPADVSVISSRNTDQRAMLKFAVAIGADPIAGCFTPGTFSNQMQAAFWEPWLLVVTDPRADHQPFMEASYVNLPTIALCNTDSPLCHVDIAIPCNNKGAHSVGLMWMLSQEVLRMRGTISREHPLDVMPELYFYRDPEAIEKEEQAAAEKAVTKEEFQCEWTAPALEFTATQPEVAQWSEGMQVPSVPLQQFPTKDWSTQPAIEDWPAALTAQATEWVGTTTEWSYAVLARALKQHGK; from the coding sequence ATGTCCAGAGCCCTTGATGGCCTGTGGATGAAGGAGGAGGATATCCTTAAGTTCCTTGCAGCAGGAACCCACTTAGGTGGCACCAATCTTGACTTCCAGATGGGACAGTAcatctataaaaggaaaagtgatggCATCTACATCATACATCTGAAGAGGACCTGGGAGAAGCTTCTGCTGGCAGCTCGTACCATTGTTCCCGTTGAAAACCCTGCAGATGTCAGTGTTATATCCTCCAGGAATACCGACCAGAGGGCCATGCTGAAGTTTGCTGTTGCCATTGGAGCCGATCCAATTGCTGGCTGCTTCACTCCTGGAACCTTCAGTAACCAGATGCAAGCAGCCTTCTGGGAGCCGTGGCTTCTTGTGGTTACTGACCCCAGAGCTGACCACCAGCCTTTCATGGAGGCATCTTATGTTAACCTACCTACCATTGCTCTGTGTAACACAGATTCTCCTCTGTGCCATGTGGACATTGCCATCCCATGCAACAACAAGGGAGCTCACTCCGTGGGTTTGATGTGGATGCTGTCTCAGGAAGTTCTGCGCATGCGTGGCACCATTTCCCGTGAACACCCATTGGACGTCATGCCTGAGCTCTACTTCTACAGAGATCCTGAAGCgattgaaaaagaagagcaggcTGCTGCTGAAAAGGCAGTGACCAAGGAGGAATttcagtgtgaatggactgctccagctCTTGAGTTCACTGCTACTCAGCCTGAGGTTGCACAATGGTCTGAAGGCATGCAGGTGCCTTCTGTGCCTCTTCAGCAGTTCCCTACTAAAGACTGGAGCACTCAGCCTGCCATAGAAGACTGGCCTGCAGCTCTCACTGCTCAGGCGACTGAATGGGTAGGAACAACCACTGAATGGTCTTACGCTGTTCTTGCACGGGCTCTTAAGCaacatggaaaataa